One Chryseobacterium indoltheticum DNA segment encodes these proteins:
- a CDS encoding 4-hydroxy-tetrahydrodipicolinate reductase, whose amino-acid sequence MRIGLIGFGKAGKAVANVILQNPEFSLEWVLRSSRNMENTSVKELLDVKSNDKALVFSEQSIEINEHFSKHPVDAIIDFSSAESIYKYGKAASEQKIKIISAISHYGDEEIKLLKELSKINTVFWSPNITLGVNYLLFAASLLKNIAPDVDIEVVEEHFKAKSGVSGTAIKIAETLDIEKNSISSVRAGGIVGKHEVIFGFPYQTVRLVHESISREAFGSGALFVAKQLKNYSKGLYNFEDILRPFFFGDAKNNLS is encoded by the coding sequence ATGAGAATAGGTTTAATAGGATTTGGAAAAGCCGGAAAAGCAGTGGCAAACGTAATATTGCAAAACCCTGAATTTAGTCTTGAATGGGTTTTAAGGAGCAGCAGGAATATGGAAAATACATCTGTAAAAGAATTACTTGATGTAAAATCCAATGATAAGGCTCTTGTATTTTCTGAACAAAGTATAGAGATCAATGAACATTTTAGTAAACATCCGGTAGATGCAATTATAGATTTTTCTTCTGCAGAAAGTATTTATAAATATGGAAAAGCTGCATCTGAACAGAAAATAAAAATTATTTCTGCAATTTCTCATTATGGAGATGAGGAAATAAAACTTTTAAAGGAACTTTCCAAAATAAATACGGTTTTCTGGTCACCGAATATAACTTTAGGTGTCAATTATCTTTTATTTGCAGCAAGCCTTCTGAAAAATATCGCTCCAGATGTAGATATAGAAGTTGTTGAAGAGCATTTTAAAGCAAAAAGCGGTGTCTCAGGAACCGCAATTAAAATAGCAGAAACTTTAGATATAGAGAAAAATAGCATCAGCTCAGTCCGTGCGGGAGGAATTGTGGGAAAACATGAGGTAATCTTTGGATTTCCTTATCAAACAGTGCGTTTGGTTCATGAATCAATTTCCAGAGAAGCATTCGGAAGCGGTGCACTCTTTGTGGCAAAACAACTCAAAAACTACTCAAAGGGACTTTATAATTTTGAAGATATCCTCAGGCCTTTCTTCTTTGGTGATGCCAAAAATAATCTTTCATAA
- a CDS encoding ankyrin repeat domain-containing protein encodes MKKILYSALLLFSVIISAQKNTLLQADFWKSKPNVEKVKQEIANGNNPSEFNGSTFDAVSLSLTNKAPLETVKFLLEQKGNSVDKLTHDGRIYLHWAAMAGNPEIIEYFISKGSDVNKLDTKGLTPLAFAAMFGLNDPKVYETFFKAGVDPKHQYKNGANILLLAIGNDKDGSLQKLFTSKGLSIKDTDETGATAFDYAASFGNIELLKSLKNQGVKASDKALINAAQGTRAVTNPLSVYQYLIGEVKLNPSATNANGATSLQIIARKNNQKEIIDYLISKGVDANKADSEGNNALIIASGGRDLENVKAITAKTKNINAVNSNGESALTQAIQSGSAEIVNFLISNKADAKIVDAKGNNLAYYLIQSYRPGPQKGADEFSEKLNILKSNNVNVTASQKDGNTLLHLAIAKNDLNLLKKLSDLKIDVNSANKENMTPLHKAALVAKDDQVLKYLVSLGANKSIKTEFDETAYDLASENESLKNNNVSIDFLK; translated from the coding sequence CCGTCTGAGTTCAACGGAAGTACTTTTGATGCAGTTTCTCTTTCACTTACCAATAAAGCTCCTCTGGAAACTGTAAAATTTCTTCTTGAACAAAAAGGAAATTCTGTAGATAAACTGACGCATGACGGTAGAATTTATCTTCACTGGGCTGCAATGGCTGGAAATCCGGAAATCATTGAATATTTTATTTCTAAAGGTTCTGATGTAAACAAATTAGATACGAAAGGTTTAACGCCTCTTGCATTTGCTGCTATGTTTGGTTTAAATGATCCTAAAGTTTATGAAACGTTTTTCAAGGCTGGCGTAGATCCCAAACATCAATATAAAAACGGAGCCAATATTTTACTTTTGGCCATAGGAAATGACAAAGACGGATCATTACAAAAACTATTCACCTCAAAAGGTCTATCTATTAAAGATACAGATGAAACAGGAGCAACTGCTTTTGACTATGCTGCAAGTTTCGGGAATATAGAACTTTTAAAATCATTAAAGAATCAGGGAGTAAAAGCTTCAGATAAAGCTTTGATTAATGCTGCTCAGGGAACAAGAGCCGTTACAAATCCGCTTTCTGTTTATCAATATTTAATTGGTGAAGTAAAACTGAATCCTTCTGCAACAAATGCAAACGGAGCAACCTCTTTACAGATTATTGCAAGAAAAAATAATCAAAAAGAAATCATCGATTATTTAATCAGCAAAGGAGTTGATGCCAATAAAGCCGACAGTGAAGGAAATAATGCATTAATCATCGCTTCAGGAGGGCGAGATCTTGAAAATGTAAAAGCAATTACAGCAAAAACTAAAAACATTAATGCTGTAAATTCTAATGGAGAATCTGCTTTAACACAGGCTATCCAAAGTGGTTCTGCGGAGATCGTTAACTTTTTAATTTCAAATAAAGCAGATGCAAAAATTGTTGATGCGAAAGGAAATAATTTAGCTTACTATTTAATTCAGTCTTACAGACCCGGACCACAAAAAGGAGCAGATGAATTTTCAGAAAAATTAAATATTCTTAAATCAAATAATGTAAATGTTACTGCTTCGCAAAAAGACGGTAATACACTACTCCATTTAGCGATTGCAAAAAACGATCTTAATCTTTTGAAAAAATTGAGCGATCTTAAAATAGATGTTAATTCTGCTAATAAAGAAAACATGACTCCACTTCACAAAGCGGCTTTGGTGGCAAAAGATGATCAGGTTTTGAAATATTTGGTTTCATTAGGTGCTAATAAGAGTATCAAAACAGAATTTGACGAAACTGCTTACGATCTTGCTTCAGAGAATGAAAGCTTAAAAAATAATAATGTATCAATAGACTTTTTAAAATAA
- a CDS encoding SemiSWEET transporter — MDVEILGLIAGALTAIASMPQLIKVLKTKNVEDISWLMLVILITGLSLWVWYGFEQNELPIILSNSFAVLVNLTLLISYFIHKNKN; from the coding sequence ATGGATGTAGAAATTTTAGGGCTAATTGCAGGCGCTTTAACCGCCATCGCATCAATGCCGCAGCTGATTAAAGTTCTCAAAACAAAAAACGTAGAAGATATTTCCTGGCTAATGCTTGTTATTCTTATTACAGGGCTTTCGCTGTGGGTTTGGTATGGGTTTGAGCAAAACGAGCTACCCATTATTTTGTCGAATTCTTTTGCTGTACTCGTTAACCTTACGCTACTAATTAGTTATTTTATTCACAAAAATAAAAATTGA
- a CDS encoding PepSY domain-containing protein: MTLSIWRYAHLTLAILTFLFLIVASTTGIILAYDAAQEKTQPYRVDDFSNINLAQSLPELRKVFPEITEISVDHNQFVTLEGIDDNGENIKAYIDPVTGKILGKPVEKSKFINWITSLHRSLFLKETGRFAVGVISFLLMIISISGLILIIKRQNGIRHFFSKIKKVFFSQYFHVVSGRILLVPIFVISLTGTYLFMHRFELIPKGKNENIAHKITNSETQIKLADFPIFKETKLSKVKKIEFPFIEDDSEEFFVLKLKDREITVNQINGEIVKEEKYPLTIIYENLSLTLHTGRGSVVWSIVLGLSSVGILLFIYSGFVITFKRTKNKIKNKYKSENAEIVIFVGSENGSTLGFANKIHSQLLSDGKKSFITELNQYKFYPKAEQFIIFTSTYGLGDAPTNASNFKKLLKEFPQNQSVKYSVVGFGSKSYEDFCGFAIEVDQLLSEQNWAEPQLEIFTVNDKSAAEFTEWAKQWSYETMIPLATAPSLYSEKVPSLKRMKVIGKSEIVDEVTTFKVILKPNSLVKFKSGDLLAIYPENDHKERFYSIGKVNGAIQLVVKLHENGIGSGFLHRLNENQEIKARIIKNSEFHFPKKASEVIMIANGTGIAPFLGMIDEQTGKTKTHLYCGFRKSSELTVNYEYFAHENIKKGKLTSFNLAFSREEKSQYVMDLVERDAELFTNSLENGGFIMICGALKMQHDVEDTLRKLCTLKNKDYETYKLNGQILTDCY; this comes from the coding sequence ATGACCTTATCAATTTGGAGGTATGCCCACTTAACTTTAGCAATACTGACTTTTTTATTCTTAATTGTAGCTTCTACCACGGGAATAATCTTAGCTTACGATGCTGCACAGGAAAAAACTCAGCCTTATCGCGTTGATGATTTCAGTAATATAAACCTTGCACAGTCTTTACCGGAGCTGCGCAAGGTTTTTCCGGAAATTACAGAGATCAGTGTTGATCATAATCAGTTTGTAACCCTTGAAGGAATAGATGATAATGGTGAAAATATCAAAGCATACATCGATCCTGTAACCGGAAAAATCCTGGGAAAACCGGTTGAGAAAAGTAAATTTATCAATTGGATAACCTCACTGCACCGATCTTTATTTTTAAAAGAAACCGGAAGATTTGCGGTGGGAGTTATTTCTTTTTTATTAATGATCATCAGTATTTCAGGGCTTATTTTGATTATCAAAAGACAAAACGGAATTAGACACTTCTTTTCTAAAATTAAAAAAGTTTTCTTCTCTCAATATTTTCATGTTGTTTCCGGTAGAATTTTATTGGTTCCTATATTTGTAATTTCTTTAACAGGAACTTATCTTTTTATGCATCGTTTTGAATTGATACCAAAAGGAAAAAATGAAAACATTGCTCATAAAATCACCAATTCTGAAACTCAGATAAAGTTAGCTGACTTCCCTATTTTTAAAGAAACAAAACTCAGTAAAGTCAAGAAAATAGAATTTCCTTTTATTGAAGATGATTCCGAAGAATTTTTTGTTTTAAAACTGAAAGACAGAGAAATTACCGTTAATCAAATTAATGGCGAAATTGTAAAAGAAGAAAAATATCCGCTGACTATTATTTATGAAAATCTTAGTCTTACACTTCATACAGGTCGTGGAAGCGTTGTTTGGTCAATCGTTTTAGGGCTTTCTTCCGTTGGAATTTTACTGTTTATCTATTCAGGTTTTGTCATTACTTTTAAGCGAACCAAAAATAAAATCAAAAATAAATACAAATCTGAAAATGCGGAAATTGTCATTTTTGTAGGTTCAGAAAATGGTTCGACTTTAGGTTTTGCCAATAAAATTCATTCTCAACTCTTATCAGACGGAAAAAAATCATTTATTACAGAGCTTAATCAATACAAATTTTATCCTAAAGCAGAGCAGTTTATCATTTTTACTTCAACTTATGGTTTGGGTGATGCTCCGACTAACGCTTCCAACTTTAAAAAACTTTTAAAAGAATTCCCTCAAAATCAAAGTGTAAAATATTCTGTAGTTGGTTTTGGATCAAAATCTTACGAAGATTTTTGTGGTTTTGCGATTGAAGTTGACCAGTTATTATCCGAACAAAACTGGGCAGAACCTCAACTTGAAATTTTTACAGTCAACGATAAATCAGCAGCAGAATTTACAGAATGGGCAAAGCAATGGAGCTATGAAACAATGATTCCTTTGGCAACTGCACCGTCTTTATACAGTGAAAAAGTTCCTTCTTTAAAAAGAATGAAAGTCATTGGAAAAAGTGAAATTGTTGATGAAGTAACTACTTTTAAAGTGATTTTAAAACCTAATTCTTTAGTGAAATTTAAGTCTGGAGATTTGCTGGCAATTTATCCTGAGAATGACCATAAAGAGAGATTCTATTCTATCGGAAAAGTAAATGGAGCCATTCAGTTGGTTGTAAAACTTCATGAAAATGGTATCGGTTCAGGATTTTTACATCGTTTAAATGAAAATCAGGAAATAAAAGCCAGGATTATTAAAAATTCCGAATTCCATTTTCCTAAAAAGGCTTCTGAAGTCATTATGATTGCCAATGGAACCGGAATTGCACCATTTTTAGGAATGATTGATGAACAAACCGGAAAAACAAAAACTCATTTGTATTGCGGTTTCAGAAAATCAAGCGAGCTGACTGTTAATTACGAATATTTTGCTCATGAAAACATTAAAAAAGGGAAATTAACGTCTTTTAATTTGGCATTTTCTAGAGAAGAAAAATCTCAATATGTAATGGATTTGGTTGAAAGAGATGCCGAATTGTTTACCAATTCATTAGAAAACGGAGGTTTCATCATGATTTGCGGAGCATTAAAAATGCAGCATGATGTGGAAGATACTTTAAGAAAGTTGTGCACCTTAAAAAATAAGGATTACGAAACTTACAAACTAAACGGACAGATTTTAACCGACTGTTATTAA
- a CDS encoding lmo0937 family membrane protein encodes MKSLLWLVAVICIIVWLLGMLNVIPGMSTNYLIHVLLVIAVIVVLYNIISGRKPLD; translated from the coding sequence ATGAAAAGCTTATTATGGTTAGTAGCCGTTATCTGTATTATTGTTTGGCTTTTAGGAATGCTAAACGTTATACCCGGAATGAGTACCAATTATTTAATTCATGTACTATTAGTAATTGCAGTAATTGTAGTTCTTTACAATATTATCTCTGGTAGAAAACCTTTAGATTAG
- a CDS encoding FAD:protein FMN transferase, which yields MKSLKSFSHLFLILLSSSVFSQVQRSRLVTLMGSKFEITLVDKDSLSAEKNIDKSVSEIRRIENLISEWNPETQISEVNRNAGIKPVKVDAEVFALTEKGIYFSQLTDGAFDISIVAMDKIWKFDDSMNELPSEESIRNSVKNVGYQNIILDKSNSTIFLKNKGMKIGFGSIGKGYAADKTRELMKSFGVKAGIINASGDISTWGTQPDGTPWAIGINNPFRDDTIAAVLYLKENAVTTSGSYEKYAEINGKRYSHIMNPKTGYPSTGLTSVTVVGSNATMANGFSTSIMVLGRKKGLKLIKKFPDYQYLLITDAGKIIKKLTE from the coding sequence ATGAAGAGTCTGAAAAGTTTTTCTCATTTATTTCTGATCCTGCTTTCTTCATCAGTATTTTCCCAGGTTCAAAGAAGCAGATTGGTTACTTTAATGGGAAGTAAATTTGAAATTACTTTGGTAGATAAAGATTCTCTTTCAGCAGAAAAAAATATTGATAAATCTGTAAGCGAAATCCGTAGAATTGAAAATTTAATTTCAGAATGGAATCCGGAAACTCAAATTTCGGAGGTCAACAGAAATGCCGGAATAAAGCCTGTGAAAGTTGACGCAGAAGTTTTTGCTTTAACTGAAAAGGGAATTTATTTTTCTCAATTGACTGACGGAGCTTTTGACATCAGCATTGTCGCAATGGATAAAATCTGGAAATTTGATGATTCTATGAACGAGTTACCCTCTGAAGAATCAATCAGAAATTCGGTAAAAAATGTGGGATATCAAAATATTATTTTAGATAAAAGCAATTCGACTATTTTTCTGAAAAATAAAGGAATGAAAATAGGTTTTGGGTCGATAGGAAAAGGCTATGCAGCTGATAAAACCAGAGAATTGATGAAAAGTTTTGGAGTAAAAGCAGGCATCATCAATGCTTCAGGAGATATTTCAACCTGGGGCACACAGCCTGACGGAACACCTTGGGCGATTGGAATTAATAATCCATTTAGAGATGATACAATTGCAGCAGTCCTTTATTTAAAAGAGAATGCTGTTACCACTTCAGGAAGTTATGAAAAGTATGCCGAGATTAATGGAAAAAGATATTCCCACATCATGAATCCCAAAACGGGATATCCTTCAACCGGATTAACCAGCGTCACCGTTGTAGGTTCGAATGCAACAATGGCAAACGGCTTCAGTACTTCAATAATGGTTTTAGGAAGAAAGAAAGGTTTAAAACTAATAAAAAAGTTCCCCGATTATCAATATTTACTGATCACTGACGCAGGGAAAATTATAAAAAAGCTCACTGAATAG
- a CDS encoding DUF2271 domain-containing protein — MKYFKIQALGILMALFCSSFANAQASKYKCMLQLTSYGGEGAYVVVSLINPKGGYEKTLYMMGPDAKWHDTLKEWHKFQSKKPVKLNAITGASVADGDRSISTFSIEDKYLNKGYKVRFETAVEDKKYNVADLEIPFTTDAIIKKTEGKGGYIRYVKLNKL, encoded by the coding sequence ATGAAATATTTTAAAATTCAGGCTTTAGGAATTTTAATGGCACTATTTTGTTCAAGTTTTGCCAATGCTCAAGCTTCAAAATATAAATGTATGCTTCAGTTGACCAGTTATGGCGGTGAAGGAGCTTATGTTGTTGTGTCTTTAATCAATCCAAAAGGAGGTTATGAAAAGACGCTTTACATGATGGGACCCGATGCAAAATGGCACGATACATTGAAGGAATGGCATAAGTTTCAGAGCAAAAAGCCTGTAAAATTAAATGCAATTACCGGAGCTTCTGTAGCAGATGGAGACAGAAGTATTTCTACGTTTTCGATTGAAGATAAATATCTGAACAAAGGGTATAAAGTGCGTTTTGAAACCGCCGTAGAAGATAAAAAATACAATGTAGCCGATTTAGAAATTCCTTTCACAACAGATGCAATTATCAAAAAAACAGAAGGAAAAGGCGGATACATTAGATATGTAAAACTCAATAAGCTTTAA
- a CDS encoding SDR family oxidoreductase — protein MNRLQLNGKTVLITGADSGIGKSVALLFAEEGAHIAIIFHSDVEDAEKTKSEIEYLGRQCMIFKGDVNDNSFCQETTSKVVEKWGGIDILVNNAGIQFPNDDITKLKEEDIRTTFNSNIIGMILLTKAVFPYLKEGSSIINTTSAVAYQGHEELLDYSATKGAIVSFTRSLALQAKQKGIRVNAVAPGPVATPLTKETFGEEEEDQNKPPLQRNASTEEIAPSYLFLATNASAQMTGQVLHPNGGIIFNG, from the coding sequence ATGAACAGATTACAACTTAATGGTAAAACAGTTTTAATTACCGGAGCAGATAGCGGGATAGGAAAATCAGTAGCTTTACTTTTTGCTGAAGAAGGCGCTCATATTGCTATTATTTTTCACTCAGATGTTGAAGATGCTGAAAAAACAAAGAGTGAAATTGAGTATTTGGGTCGCCAATGCATGATTTTTAAAGGAGATGTTAATGATAATAGTTTTTGTCAGGAGACAACATCAAAAGTAGTAGAAAAGTGGGGTGGTATTGATATTTTAGTCAATAACGCAGGAATTCAATTTCCAAATGATGATATTACAAAGCTAAAGGAAGAGGATATTCGCACTACTTTTAACTCAAATATTATCGGGATGATTCTTCTTACAAAAGCTGTTTTCCCATACCTGAAAGAGGGAAGTTCTATTATTAACACAACCTCTGCAGTCGCTTATCAGGGGCATGAAGAATTATTAGATTACTCAGCGACAAAAGGAGCTATTGTTTCTTTTACAAGATCTTTGGCGTTACAGGCAAAACAGAAAGGAATAAGGGTAAATGCCGTGGCTCCCGGACCAGTTGCAACACCGCTTACCAAAGAGACATTTGGCGAAGAAGAGGAAGATCAAAATAAACCACCTTTGCAGAGAAATGCGAGCACTGAAGAGATTGCGCCGTCGTACCTTTTTCTGGCAACCAATGCTTCTGCGCAAATGACCGGACAAGTCTTACATCCAAATGGTGGAATTATCTTTAACGGATAA